A segment of the Granulicella aggregans genome:
TCTTTGCGACCTCCAGCACCGTAGCAACGCCTGAAGCATCGTCCATCGCTCCGGCATAGATCGTCTTACCGTTGATCGGTGCGCCTACACCAAGGTGGTCCAGGTGCGCGGAGACCAGAACATACTCCTCCGCCAGCTTCGGGTCTGATCCCTTCAGCTTGGCGACGATATTCGGCGACTCTACCTGCGCCGTCTCCGTTGTCACCATCGCCGTCAGACTCTTTCCCAGCGCAAATCGCGGCAGCGGCTTCTGCGCATCGGCAAGCGCAAGCACCTCCGCAAACGTATGTCCCGTTCCGGCAAACAGCTTCTCCGCTTCAGCCGGATTGAAGGTCGCCGCAAAGAGTTCTCCATCAATGTCCTCAAGCGCAGGATGTCTGGCCGCGAGCGCCTTCGCATCCGGGTAGGCAGCGAGCCGCATCCCCGGCTGCGAGGCTCCGCTCGCTACGCGCGCCCAGCCGAAGTCCATCGACTTCGGTGTCGGTATCGAGATCGCTCCAACCGCGCCCGCATCCTTCAACGCCCTGCGAAACGGAGAAGTCCGAGCAAACGACTTCAGCGGCCCTGGCAAGTCCGCCGGGCCTCCATTTACGTAGACCACAATCTTTCCCTTGAGCTCCGACATCGGAAGCTCCGCCGAATTGAAGTCGTCGTACTTCGCCTCCGGCAGATGCAGCCCATATCCGATAAAGACCAGCGGCGCGTTGATCGTCTTCGGCTGTGGCGACCGTGTGCCCAGGATCGCGTCCTCACCCAACACCAGCGGTTCGGTCTTCCCATTGACCGTAAGCGCAAGGGAAGACTTCTCCGCGATCACCCGCTGCACATCAAACTTCACCGGCTGATAGAAGCTGCCGTTCTTGCCCGCAGGCTCCAACCCATCAGACTTGAACTGGCCGACGACATAAGCGGCTGCACGCATATACTCTGCGCTGCCCGTCTGTCGGCCCTGCATCGAGTCATCAGCAAGCGTCTGCACATGCTTCCACCACGCGCGGCCAGCGGGGGCGTCATTGTTTGGGGTCTGAGCGATCAACGCTCCCGACCCGACCACCACTGCTAGAAGAAAGCTGAAACTCCGGTGAAGGTTCACTCAGACGCTCCTGGAATGATCGATACAAGCTCTTCATCAATTCGCGAGTTACTGCCCGTGCAGTCCAAGCGCGTCAGCGACACCCTTATCAACCGTGGTCTTTCCGTTGGCCTTGGTCACGATCGCGAAGCCACCCTGGTAGTCCCACATAGACCAGCCAATGTGATGCGCCTCGAACGCAACTCGCATATCGTGCAACCACGCGTCCCGCGCCGCCGGATCGGAGTACGTCCTGTACACGCCAAACTCGCCACACCACACAGGAACATGGTGCTTCGCTCCCCACTCCGCCATGGTGGCAATCTCTTCGTCGACCTTCTTTGAGTCCCAGTGCTGCTTGCCGTACCAGGCAAGGTCCTTCTTGCCCTGCTCCGTCGATTCAAGACCGAGCAACGGCGCAACGTTCTCCTCAGTCGAAGGATACGGCACCTTGCGCAGCGGCTTCAGAGACTCACCCACCCAGTTCGCGCCCTGGTGGGTGAAAGTCATCGGATCGTAGTCATGGAAGCTATAGATCACGTTGTCGTCGCGAACAGGCTCCAGCAGCTTCAACCCCTCGACACCGCCCCACTTCGCTCCGGTTGCGATGATGGTGTGCCTCGACGCGATGGTCCGGATGGCCGGGATAACGCTCGCCTGGATACCTGCCCAGCGGTAGGCATCGTCGAAGTGCGGCTCGTTGAGCACTTCGAAGTAGACCTTGCTCGGATCGGTGCCGGCGTAGTGCGATGCAAAGGTCTTCCAGAACGTGAGGAGATTGGCAACGGACGCATCGCCTTTGCCGAGCGCGTCCATGAACGGCATCTCGGGGTGAATATCGAGGATGACGATGAGCCCCGTCGCGGTAATGTCGGCGACCGTCTTATCGAGCCGCGCAATCGCTTCGGGGTCCAGCGCATCGGGCTTGCCTCCGGCCATCAGGGGTTCGGGATTGATGCTGAGCCGGGCGTGATCGAAGCCCAGCGACTTCACCAGTCGGAAGTCGTCCGCTGTCGTGTACTCCTCCAGGTGCTTGGCAGAGTAGTCCCAATCCTGCGCATACCACATGCTCAGGTTGATGCCGCGCTTCAGATGCGCTGCCCGGAAGAATGCAATTCCACTGCCTGAACCGGAGCCCAGACTCTGCGCCTCAATGCAACTGGCTCCGGTCATCACTATCAGCGCGCAAACCAGCACTCCCAGAAACTTCTTCATCAGGCCCATCCTCGCAATGCTCTTACTCTTCGAACTCGCGATTCCAGCTCTTGATCACATGTGTCTCGCGTTCAAATCCCAGCACGCTCAACGATCCCGTCCCTAGAGCCAGCAAACTTCCGCCGGTCGCCGGAAGACCAATCCACCGGGCCGCCAGAATCCGCAGAATATGCGCGTGCGCGAAAAGCGCAACCTGCCCATCAGCGCCAGCCGCGGCCAACGACCGCGCAATCACACCATCCGCACGCTCGCCCACATGCTCCACCGGTTCGCCATCGACAATCTCGTCCTTCCACACCGACCAGTTGGGATGATCGACGCGGATCTCCTTCGTCGTCTTGCCCTCAAAGATGCCGTAGTCCCACTCGCGCAGGCCTTCGTCGATCACAGCAACGTCGCCGTATCCGGCGATCTTGCACGTCTCTCGCGCCCGCTGCATCGGGCTGGTAAACACAGCGGCAAACTTCTTTCCCTTCAGGTACGCCTTCAGCTCCTCCGCCCGCACCCGCCCATGGTCGGTCAGGGAGATATCCGTGCGGCTGGTGTGCGCTCCACTCAGACTCCACTCCGTTTCACCGTGTCGAATCAACCAAACCTCAGCCATCAGACTCTCCCATTTCTTCGCTTATTCTTCTATCCTGTAAGGATGGACTTCCAGCTCACAACATCGTACAAGCCCCAGGGAGATCAGCCCCGCGCCATCGCCGAACTCGTCTCCGGAATCAACGCCGGCGAGAAGGACCAGGTGCTGCTCGGCGTCACCGGCTCCGGCAAGACCTTTACGATGGCCAAGATTATTGAAGAGCTACAACGCCCGGCCCTCATTCTTGCACATAACAAGACCCTCGCCGCGCAGCTTTACCACGAATTCAAAACCTTTTTCCCGAACAACGCGGTCGAGTACTTCGTCTCCTACTACGACTACTACCAGCCCGAGGCCTACATTCCCTCCGGCGACCTCTTCATCGAAAAAGAAGCCACCATCAACGAGGAGCTCGACAAGCTCCGCCTCTCCGCCACGCGCTCGCTCTTCGAACGCCGCGACGCCATCATCGTCAGCTCGGTCTCCTGCATCTACGGCCTAGGCTCGCCAGAGGCCTACTACGGCATGTTGCTGCTGCTCGAAAAAGGCCAGAAGATCAAGCGCGAAGACATCACCCGCCGTCTCGTCGAGATCCTCTACGACCGCAACGACGTCGACTTCCGCCGCGGTACCTTCCGCGTCCGCGGCGACATCATCGAGGTCTACCCCACCTACGACGAGAACGCATATCGCATCGAGCTCTTCGGCGACGAGATCGACTCCCTCTCGCAGATCGACCCACTCTTCGGCACGGTAAAGCAGAAGTACTCTCGCCTGCCCATCTATCCCAAGTCCCACTATGTAGTCCAGCCCGAACGTAAGAAGGCCGCCTCCGACTCCATCCTCGCCGAGCTCTTCGAGTGGGAGGCGCAGCTTGAAAAAGAAGGCCGCCTCGTCGAGTCGCAGCGCATCCACCAGCGCACCCGCTTCGACCTCGAGATGATCAAGTCCGTCGGCTACTGCCACGGCATCGAGAACTACTCGCGTCACTTCTCCGGCCGTCTGCCGGGAGAGCCACCGCCGACCCTGCTCGACTATTTTCCGAGGGACTTCCTGCTGTTTATAGACGAGTCCCACGTCACCGTCCCGCAGCTTCACGGCATGTGGCACGGCGACCGCAGCCGCAAGCAGAACCTCGTAGACTACGGCTTCCGTCTGCCCAGCGCCATGGATAACCGCCCGCTCAAGTTTGAAGAGTTCGAGGGCCGCACCGGACAGATCATCTATGTCTCGGCCACGCCCGGCCCCTACGAACTCACCAAGGCCGCAGGCGTAGTCGTGGAACAGATCATCCGTCCGACCGGCCTGGTCGACCCACCGGTCGAAATTCGCCCGGTCAAAGGACAGATCGATGACCTGCTCGCAGAGATTCGCGACCGCGTCAGCAAAGATCAGCGCGTCCTTGTCACCACTCTTACCAAGCGCATGTCTGAGGACTTAGCCAACTACTACACCGAAGTCGGCGTGCGCTGCCGCTACATGCACTCAGAGATCGAGACCCTAGAGCGCATCAAACTCCTACGCGATCTTCGCAAGGGCGAGTACGACGTTCTCATCGGCATCAACCTTCTCCGCGAAGGCCTTGACCTTCCCGAAGTCTCGCTGGTGGCTATTCTAGACGCCGACAAAGAAGGCTTCCTTCGCTCGCAAGGCTCACTCATCCAAACCATCGGTCGCGCCGCCCGCCACCTCGAAGGCCGCGCCATCCTCTACGCCGACAAGATGACCGACTCCATGCAGCGCGCCATCAACGAGACCGACCGCCGCCGCGAAAAGCAGGTCGCCTACAACGAGGAGAACGGCATCACGCCGATGTCTGTCATCCGCCCACTGGAGATGGGCCTCGCCGGCATCCTCAAAGCCGACTACGCCGACCTCACCGACGAAGCCGAAGGCATGCCTGACTTCGCTACCCAGCAGGAGCTCGATACTTACATCGGAAAGCTTGAATCAGACATGCGCGAAGCCGCCAAGAAGTTCGAGTTCGAAAAGGCCGCGAAGCTCCGCGATACGGTTAAGGAGCTACGCACGAAAGAATTCCTGTTTTCTTAATTGCAGGCCAGCTCTCATGCCGCATGAGTCATCACCGCAACTTTTTCCACGATTTCGCGTTGATTTCATTGACAGATCTGGCACCGGAAGGATGGTGACCAGATCAGATTGAAATGAAACAGGAAATGTTGCCATGAATAAATCTGCATTGCTTCTACTGCTTCTTACAACATCGCTTGAAGTCTCCGCAGTTGCTCAAACCGTGAACCAGAGCGGGAATCAGGCTCCCGCGCCAATCGTTCGTCAGGCCCCGTCCGAGCCGGATGCCCAGGCTCCGCCGCCCAGCTACCCGGCCTCGGTGCCGCCGCCTGCCGACCAGGCACCGCCTCCCCCGCCAATGGCTCCGCAGCAGCTCGATGGGCTCGTTCAGCGCATCGCGCTCTACCCTGATCCGCTACTGGCCCAGGTCCTCACCGCGTCGACCTTCTGGTATCAGATCGGCGATGCAGCTGGCTGGGCAAACCAGCACGCCTATCTTCGCGGCGATGCGCTCGCCCAGGCCATCCAGGCGGACAACCTGCCATGGGATCCAAGCGTCCTCGCGCTCTTGCCTTTCCCGTCCGTACTCGACATGATGGCCCGCGACCCGCAATGGACGGGCAATCTCGGGAACGCGGTTCTGAATCAGCGCCCGGACGTAATGGATGCGGTGCAGCGCGAACGCCGCATCGCCCGCGACTACGGCTATCTCGCGACGTCCCCCTATTACGATGTCGTGGACAGCGGCGGCTATCTTGAGATTCAGCCGCTCAACCCGGCGTACTACTACGTTCCGGTCTACGATCCAGCGATCGTGTTCTTTGCGCCACGGCCTGGCTTCGTGGTTGCCGGCGCGATACACTTCGGCCCCGCTATCGTCATCGGCCCGTCGTTCGGGGTATTCGGATGGTTCGGCGCTGGATTCGGCTGGGGCACGCATGCCATCTTCATCGACCACCGCCCGTGGGTTCGCACCTTTGCGAATCGCGGCGTCTACGTCCATCCTTATGGCCGGCCCATCGCACGGCCAGTCGGACCACGGATCGAATCTCACCCGCTGCGGGATGATCGGCATAGACGATAGAGACACTATCGAAGCTAGATGATAAGTGATTGCAAAATACTTAAGGATTTGTCTCTACGTGAGGCAAATCCTTTTTTCTTTGCGGGCAAAAAATTGACGAGTCCACCCATAAATTCATTGCCCCCTCCCATCGAGAGTGCTATTCTTCTGGCCATTCCAGATGCTAGCCCCGGAACTCTAGGGAATTTTGCTCTTCGAGGGAACCATGATTTCGCCCCGCTTTGCCGCGTCATGCTGCGTGTCCATTTCGCTCTTCACCTCCTGCCTGATCGCGCATGGCCAGACGACACCCGCAGAAATCGAGCAGAAGCTGGATGCCGAGTACACCGTCTCGAAGGCAGCAGCCGACAAAAGTGACATCGTCACTGCCGGCTCAGTGCTTGTGCTCAAAAAAGACGGCCTCATTATGAGCGCCACAACGGGCACAAAAGCTCAAGACGAATATAAAGATGGCAAGATAACCGCAAAGGGAGCGGTCGGTGCCGCGGTGAAGGTCCCGAGTTGGATGAAGGGTCACGTCCCAGGCTCTGACATCAAAACCCGGACCTTCGTCGCGGGAGAGAAGTTCTTCGTCTCCGGCATCACCGTCACCAAGGACGGGGTCGTAATGGAGTTGATCAGTGATCCGTTCGCGGATGTTCGTTACATCACCGATCTGAAATTTCCCTTCAAGGGCTCGATCCCTTCCGTCGATCAGGTGGACAGCACCATCGCGGAGGTAGTCAAGGTTCAGGCAGATGACTCAGCAGCAGCCGGCAAGGATGCAAAGCAGCCCGCGCCCGCGCCCGCGCCCGCGTCACAGGCTGCAGTTGCAGCAGCCGCGCCAGCACCTATGGCCGCCATTCCGCCGCCGCCACCGCCGCCGGACACTCCTCCGCCCACACCCAAGACCATCAAGCTCAAGCAGACCCGCGAAGAAGTCGTGGCAGCTTTCGGCGAACCCACTTCCATTCGCGATCTTGGCGTGAAAAAGATCTATATCTATCCAGATATGAAGGTCACCTTCGTCAACAACAAGGTCACCGACGTCCAGTAGCAAGCTGTTAGCAGGCGCTACCCAGCAAGATCAAGGGTGCTTTGTTCAAGGAGTAGTCGTGCTCTTCTCATCGGAGTCTTCCCGTTTCTCGCTCTCAAGCCGGGCTCAGTCTATCGCCGTCGCACTTTTGCTATCGGCAACCGCTCTCGCGTCTTCTCCGAAAGCATTGGCTGACAATAAGAAACCCGCACCCGCGCCAAAGGCAGCGCCCGCGGCGAAGGCTCCCGCTCCCGCCGCGAAGCCCGCCGTCGGAGCCACGGCAACCCACGCAACCGGAGCGACGACTGCCGGACACACCACCGGTGCTACTACCGCTGGCCATACGACGGGAGCGACTACCGGCGGCCACACCACCACAGCCACCGCCGGCGGAGCCAAAACGACAACCACAACTGGCACCAAGACCACCAATAATCCGGCAGGCGCTGGCGGCGCTAGATCAACTACACAACCAACGACCGCCGGAGGCCGAGGTCCCGCAGGCACTCCCGCTCCGAGGACGACCGGCCTAGCCCACACCGCAGGCGGGCCCCCGCCCGGCCACATGCCAACAGGCAGCCACGAGGTTCGCACCGCCCATGGCGATGTCATCCGAACGCGTCCGAACGGCTCTCGCGCCGACGTGCATGTCGCTGGCAGGAACATGGACATCCACCATGGTCTCAACGGCAATCGCCGCATCTCCGTAGAACGCGCAGACCACTCCCGAGTCTTTGCCGAACGCGGCGGTCGAGGCTACGTCCAGCACCCCTATCGCTACGGTGGACGCGAGTATGGTCGCCGCACTTACTACGACCATGGCCGCTACTACGACCACTACTACGGTCGCCATTACTACCACGGCGAGTATGTCGACGTGTACGCACCAGCTCGCTTTTACTCGGTCGGTTTCTATGGCTGGGCCTACAATCCGTGGGCCGCTCCGATCAGCTACTCCTGGGGATGGGGTGCGGCTCCCTGGTACGGCTACTACGGTGCCTACTTTACCCCGTACCCGGTTTATCCCAGCGCAGCATTCTGGCTAACCGACTATCTCTTTTCCGTCAGCCTCCAGGCCGCCTATGCCGCAGCCGCCGCGAATGCTGAGGCCAATGCAATCGCAGCCTCGAATCCGCCACCCCCGCTCAGCCCGGACGTGAAGCAGATGGTCGCCGACGAGGTAAAGAGCCAGCTTGCGCTCGAAAACGCCGAAGCCGCTGCGAACGCGCAAAACCAGGCTTCGGATCCTGCTTCTAGCAGCATCGAGCGCATGCTCAGCGATGGCAAACCGCACGTCTTCATCGCGGGCGGCGATCTTGACCTCGTCGATGCAAATGGACAAGAGTGCCCCATCAGCCAGGGAGACGTAATCGAAGTCCCCTCGGCTCCTGCCCCGGACGCCACGGCTGCCACTGCTCTTGTGGTCGCCAGCAAAGGTGGCAAGGAATGCGCTCGTTCGACGAACGTGAACGTTGCCTTCACCGATCTGCAGGATATGCAGAACCACCTGCGCGAGACGATCGACGCCGGCATGGGCGATCTGCAAGCGAAGCAAGGCAAGGGAGGACTTCCCGCCGCGCCTCCCTCCGCAACCACGCCACCCGTAGCCTCCGCCATTACCGCGGCAGCGCCACCGCCGGACACCAACGCTTCCGCCGAGATTGCCGAGCAGTCGAAGGCCGCCGATCAGGCCGAACAGGAAGTGGCAAGCGCCGCTCCGGTCACCCCTGGCCCGTCGGATCAAACTGAAGTCGCCGCCGCTCCTATTACTCGGACAGGCCCCCCAGCGACCATCGCGCTTGGCCAGACCATTGACCAGGTGACCGGCAGCTTCGGACAGCCGCTAAGCGTTCGGGATCTCGGCACGAAAAAGGTCTACGTCTATAAGGACATGAAAGTGACCTTCAAAGCTGGAAAAGTGACGGATATCGAATAGGCGCATTGTTGCAACAATGCGCATGACATTCGTCTCTGGCCGGACCTTTTCTATCGCCCTGCTAATCTGGGCGGGTGAGACTCGTCCGGTTTTTCCTTGCTTTGCTGCTCCTCGCGATCGCCGCCGTGGCCATCAATCGCGCCGCAATCCCTAACCACAACACCGCCGTCACCCACTTCGACACGATCATCGTTCTTGGCTATCCCGCCAATCCGGACGGCACGCCCTCGCCCGACGAGCGCGAACGCGTCCTGGAGGCCGTTCGCCAGTACAAAGCCGGAATCGCGCCCGCGATCATCATGACCGGCGGCGCGGCCCACAATCGCTTTGTCGAAGCTCACGTCATGGCCGCTTTCGCGATCAGCCAAGGCATTCCGGCAGAGGCCATCACCGAAGAGCGCCAGGCACAAAATACCATCCAAAACATCTTCTACTCGTCAGAGATCATGCGGTCCCACCAGTGGCACTCCGCAGAAGTGATCAGCTCCTCCGCCCACCTCGGCCGAGCCGCCATGATCCTCCAGGCGTTCCCCAAATCTCATCCCGGCCTCGCCTTCGACTGGCGCACCCACCCTGCTTCCTGGCCTGCCGAATACAGCCTCATCCGCCGCGCCTTCACCGATTCGCTCGAAGCCTCGCGCTGCCTGCAGATCCGCATCTTCGGCTTCCCCAAGTCGCGCTTTCTCCCCAAGGGATAGGACGCAATCTCCGAGTTATACAATCATTCTGCGAAAGAGAGACCGCAAAAATGATCATCGTCAATGACGAGTACGTCACCCTCGACACCCCCGACGGCCCCATGCGAACGCACATCGTCCGCCCAGCCGCTCCCGGCCGCTATCCCGGCATCATCTTCTACTCGGAGATCTTCCAGATCACCGCGCCCATCCGCCGCACCGCCGCCATGCTCGCCGGCCACGGGTACATCGTCGCCATGCCGGAGATCTACCACGAGTTCGAAGAGCCCGGCACGGTCTTCGCCTACGACCAGGCCGGCTCCGACCGCGGCAACGCGTTGAAAACCACCAAGAAGCTCATCAGCTACGACACCGACGCCCGCGCCGTGCTCGACCA
Coding sequences within it:
- a CDS encoding M20/M25/M40 family metallo-hydrolase → MNLHRSFSFLLAVVVGSGALIAQTPNNDAPAGRAWWKHVQTLADDSMQGRQTGSAEYMRAAAYVVGQFKSDGLEPAGKNGSFYQPVKFDVQRVIAEKSSLALTVNGKTEPLVLGEDAILGTRSPQPKTINAPLVFIGYGLHLPEAKYDDFNSAELPMSELKGKIVVYVNGGPADLPGPLKSFARTSPFRRALKDAGAVGAISIPTPKSMDFGWARVASGASQPGMRLAAYPDAKALAARHPALEDIDGELFAATFNPAEAEKLFAGTGHTFAEVLALADAQKPLPRFALGKSLTAMVTTETAQVESPNIVAKLKGSDPKLAEEYVLVSAHLDHLGVGAPINGKTIYAGAMDDASGVATVLEVAKSFAANPVRPKRSMLFVIFTAEEKGLLGSRYFAGHPTVPENEIAADLNLDMFMPIFPLKKLHVQGLEQSTLADDAKAVGAIHGIEIAVDPEPDRNSFIRTDQYSFVQAGVPALAFKFGWTMGSPEYKAWRAWLAQRYHSTDDDLTQPVDYVAAAQFNSYLADLARTVANDPATQHYLDSSFFKRFEGAK
- a CDS encoding glycoside hydrolase family 5 protein, whose translation is MKKFLGVLVCALIVMTGASCIEAQSLGSGSGSGIAFFRAAHLKRGINLSMWYAQDWDYSAKHLEEYTTADDFRLVKSLGFDHARLSINPEPLMAGGKPDALDPEAIARLDKTVADITATGLIVILDIHPEMPFMDALGKGDASVANLLTFWKTFASHYAGTDPSKVYFEVLNEPHFDDAYRWAGIQASVIPAIRTIASRHTIIATGAKWGGVEGLKLLEPVRDDNVIYSFHDYDPMTFTHQGANWVGESLKPLRKVPYPSTEENVAPLLGLESTEQGKKDLAWYGKQHWDSKKVDEEIATMAEWGAKHHVPVWCGEFGVYRTYSDPAARDAWLHDMRVAFEAHHIGWSMWDYQGGFAIVTKANGKTTVDKGVADALGLHGQ
- a CDS encoding histidine phosphatase family protein, whose product is MAEVWLIRHGETEWSLSGAHTSRTDISLTDHGRVRAEELKAYLKGKKFAAVFTSPMQRARETCKIAGYGDVAVIDEGLREWDYGIFEGKTTKEIRVDHPNWSVWKDEIVDGEPVEHVGERADGVIARSLAAAGADGQVALFAHAHILRILAARWIGLPATGGSLLALGTGSLSVLGFERETHVIKSWNREFEE
- the uvrB gene encoding excinuclease ABC subunit UvrB, translating into MDFQLTTSYKPQGDQPRAIAELVSGINAGEKDQVLLGVTGSGKTFTMAKIIEELQRPALILAHNKTLAAQLYHEFKTFFPNNAVEYFVSYYDYYQPEAYIPSGDLFIEKEATINEELDKLRLSATRSLFERRDAIIVSSVSCIYGLGSPEAYYGMLLLLEKGQKIKREDITRRLVEILYDRNDVDFRRGTFRVRGDIIEVYPTYDENAYRIELFGDEIDSLSQIDPLFGTVKQKYSRLPIYPKSHYVVQPERKKAASDSILAELFEWEAQLEKEGRLVESQRIHQRTRFDLEMIKSVGYCHGIENYSRHFSGRLPGEPPPTLLDYFPRDFLLFIDESHVTVPQLHGMWHGDRSRKQNLVDYGFRLPSAMDNRPLKFEEFEGRTGQIIYVSATPGPYELTKAAGVVVEQIIRPTGLVDPPVEIRPVKGQIDDLLAEIRDRVSKDQRVLVTTLTKRMSEDLANYYTEVGVRCRYMHSEIETLERIKLLRDLRKGEYDVLIGINLLREGLDLPEVSLVAILDADKEGFLRSQGSLIQTIGRAARHLEGRAILYADKMTDSMQRAINETDRRREKQVAYNEENGITPMSVIRPLEMGLAGILKADYADLTDEAEGMPDFATQQELDTYIGKLESDMREAAKKFEFEKAAKLRDTVKELRTKEFLFS
- a CDS encoding DUF3300 domain-containing protein, translating into MNKSALLLLLLTTSLEVSAVAQTVNQSGNQAPAPIVRQAPSEPDAQAPPPSYPASVPPPADQAPPPPPMAPQQLDGLVQRIALYPDPLLAQVLTASTFWYQIGDAAGWANQHAYLRGDALAQAIQADNLPWDPSVLALLPFPSVLDMMARDPQWTGNLGNAVLNQRPDVMDAVQRERRIARDYGYLATSPYYDVVDSGGYLEIQPLNPAYYYVPVYDPAIVFFAPRPGFVVAGAIHFGPAIVIGPSFGVFGWFGAGFGWGTHAIFIDHRPWVRTFANRGVYVHPYGRPIARPVGPRIESHPLRDDRHRR
- a CDS encoding YdcF family protein codes for the protein MRLVRFFLALLLLAIAAVAINRAAIPNHNTAVTHFDTIIVLGYPANPDGTPSPDERERVLEAVRQYKAGIAPAIIMTGGAAHNRFVEAHVMAAFAISQGIPAEAITEERQAQNTIQNIFYSSEIMRSHQWHSAEVISSSAHLGRAAMILQAFPKSHPGLAFDWRTHPASWPAEYSLIRRAFTDSLEASRCLQIRIFGFPKSRFLPKG